The following proteins come from a genomic window of Limnohabitans sp. 103DPR2:
- a CDS encoding BrnT family toxin, with translation MPDFEFNSSKSESNFLKHGIDFEAAQALWNDPLLLEIPAKVEDEPRYLLIGVIDQLHWSAVVTYRGFNIRLISVRRSRKEEVALYES, from the coding sequence ATGCCTGATTTTGAATTTAATTCAAGCAAAAGCGAATCGAATTTCCTCAAGCATGGCATTGATTTTGAAGCGGCACAGGCTTTGTGGAACGACCCCTTGCTCTTGGAAATCCCTGCAAAAGTTGAAGATGAGCCCAGATATTTACTCATCGGCGTGATCGACCAGCTTCACTGGTCAGCCGTCGTGACATACAGAGGCTTCAATATTCGCTTGATATCTGTCAGAAGATCACGCAAGGAGGAAGTTGCACTTTATGAAAGCTAA
- the brnA gene encoding type II toxin-antitoxin system BrnA family antitoxin, whose product MKAKKFDHAFDSGLDVSNSLDLNNAKRVQQTPKRVNVDFPAWMVESLDREASKLGVTRQSIIKVWLAERLASTNTSSLSK is encoded by the coding sequence ATGAAAGCTAAAAAATTTGATCACGCATTTGACAGTGGCTTGGATGTCTCCAACAGTTTGGACCTCAACAACGCAAAACGTGTTCAACAAACTCCCAAACGCGTCAATGTCGATTTTCCAGCCTGGATGGTTGAATCATTAGACCGTGAAGCAAGCAAACTGGGCGTCACCAGGCAGTCCATCATCAAAGTCTGGCTTGCAGAACGCTTGGCATCCACCAACACATCCTCGCTCTCAAAGTAG
- a CDS encoding toxin-antitoxin system TumE family protein: MNNMVLDQEDGYWIKIQARQVLITQDVPHGVRYALTLHAPNGKRLMGYDNAHAPKVKTKLFEAKRYPFDHRHRFAADQGVPYAFTSIFKLISDFFEEADRVLNEVKKK, encoded by the coding sequence ATGAACAACATGGTCTTAGACCAAGAAGATGGCTATTGGATCAAGATTCAAGCGCGGCAGGTTCTCATCACCCAAGATGTGCCGCATGGCGTTCGATACGCTCTGACATTGCATGCCCCAAATGGCAAGCGTTTGATGGGTTACGACAATGCGCATGCGCCCAAGGTGAAGACAAAGCTATTCGAAGCAAAAAGATACCCGTTTGATCACCGCCATCGTTTCGCTGCAGACCAAGGGGTGCCTTATGCATTCACAAGTATTTTTAAGCTGATCAGCGATTTTTTTGAAGAGGCAGACCGCGTGTTAAATGAGGTTAAGAAAAAATGA
- a CDS encoding DUF6172 family protein, translated as MKKNFPLQIEGKNPDRVLEAVKHEIRKYFKRERNRALPKGVDFWDFDCKVGLTAETAEAVKVSAVIESLDALAKEGAASVYVEILSKHGVRVINPDNDPVIIERLAED; from the coding sequence ATGAAAAAAAACTTCCCCCTGCAAATTGAAGGCAAAAACCCCGACCGCGTGTTGGAAGCTGTGAAGCACGAGATTCGCAAGTACTTCAAACGCGAGCGCAACCGTGCATTGCCCAAGGGCGTTGACTTCTGGGACTTTGACTGCAAAGTGGGGCTCACAGCCGAAACGGCCGAAGCGGTCAAAGTGAGCGCCGTGATTGAAAGCTTGGACGCATTGGCCAAAGAAGGTGCTGCATCGGTTTATGTCGAAATTTTGAGCAAGCACGGTGTGCGTGTGATCAACCCTGACAACGATCCCGTGATCATTGAGCGCTTAGCTGAAGATTGA
- the feoB gene encoding ferrous iron transport protein B, producing MKKIVLIGMPNTGKSTLLNRLTGAHAKVGNWPGLTVSLLSARLMVGDQMAQLIDLPGIYDLSGYSEDEKVVTTYLQTQKPDLILFMMNASQVDRQMNLLSQVTAQGIPVVMVMNMADEASALGITIKPEVLSQNLGLPICLLSAKYGQGTEQLQKLMREGLKAEAPQALTPSSVELAFQAGVMVPAQASHQLTERIDKVLLHPWLGLPIFFAVMLLLFEGVFAIGKPLQDGLSWLFTSLRTEALEPLLSGLPAMAQGLLLDGLYNGISTVASFVPLIILFFLFLGIVEDTGYLSRAAFLMDALMSKFGMDGRSFVMLLMGFGCNVPALLGTRVIRSKGLRYLTMLTIPFSLCSARLQVFVLFIAAMFTTEQAPWVLFSLYMVSILMAMLTSVIFKKQYVNVDAFVLEIPPYRLPTLRQMVLKGWQEVRHFLSRTTRFIMLGVLLIWVLTNFPQGATAGSLETWAGQLSHWMAPLLQPLGINEQLTLALVFGFVAKEVVIGALAVIYGHEGQALIDAIVHNMDWISAYSFMLFALIYTPCVSTIATIRHETKSWAFTALSVAWPLCVAWLISFAFYQTAMWIRLHG from the coding sequence ATGAAAAAAATCGTCTTGATTGGCATGCCCAACACGGGCAAGTCCACCTTGCTCAATCGCCTGACAGGCGCGCATGCCAAAGTGGGCAACTGGCCGGGCCTCACGGTGTCTTTGCTGTCAGCGCGCTTGATGGTGGGCGATCAAATGGCGCAGCTCATTGATCTGCCTGGCATTTACGATTTAAGCGGCTACTCAGAAGACGAAAAAGTGGTCACCACTTATTTGCAAACGCAAAAGCCCGATCTCATCTTGTTCATGATGAACGCGTCACAAGTGGACCGTCAAATGAACTTGTTGTCGCAAGTCACAGCGCAAGGCATCCCTGTGGTGATGGTGATGAACATGGCCGATGAGGCCAGCGCATTGGGCATCACCATCAAGCCCGAAGTGCTGAGTCAAAACTTAGGCTTGCCCATTTGTTTGCTGTCTGCCAAATACGGGCAGGGCACAGAGCAACTTCAGAAACTGATGCGAGAAGGCTTGAAGGCTGAGGCGCCGCAGGCGTTGACACCTTCAAGCGTAGAGCTGGCTTTCCAAGCCGGCGTGATGGTGCCAGCCCAGGCCTCACATCAGTTGACCGAACGCATCGACAAAGTGTTGCTTCATCCTTGGCTGGGTTTACCGATCTTTTTTGCAGTGATGTTGTTGCTGTTTGAAGGGGTGTTTGCCATCGGCAAGCCTCTGCAAGACGGTCTGAGTTGGCTGTTCACAAGCTTGCGAACCGAAGCGCTAGAGCCTCTGCTCAGTGGATTGCCTGCCATGGCACAAGGCTTGCTGTTGGACGGTTTGTACAACGGCATCAGCACCGTGGCCAGTTTTGTGCCGCTCATCATTTTGTTTTTCTTGTTCCTTGGCATTGTTGAAGACACTGGCTATTTGTCGCGCGCTGCCTTCCTGATGGACGCCCTGATGTCCAAATTTGGCATGGACGGTAGAAGCTTTGTAATGTTGCTGATGGGCTTTGGTTGCAATGTGCCGGCCTTGCTGGGCACGAGGGTGATTCGCTCCAAAGGCCTGCGTTACCTCACCATGCTGACCATTCCGTTTTCTTTGTGCTCGGCGCGCTTGCAGGTGTTTGTGTTGTTCATCGCCGCCATGTTCACCACCGAGCAAGCGCCGTGGGTGTTGTTCTCTTTGTACATGGTGAGCATTTTGATGGCCATGCTCACCTCGGTTATCTTTAAAAAGCAGTACGTCAACGTTGACGCATTTGTTTTGGAAATTCCACCTTATCGTTTGCCGACCTTGCGTCAAATGGTGCTGAAGGGTTGGCAAGAAGTCAGACATTTTTTGAGCAGAACCACACGCTTCATCATGCTTGGCGTGTTGCTCATTTGGGTGCTCACCAATTTTCCGCAAGGCGCCACTGCCGGAAGTTTGGAAACGTGGGCGGGCCAGTTGAGCCATTGGATGGCACCATTGCTTCAGCCACTGGGCATCAATGAGCAACTGACCCTCGCCTTGGTCTTTGGCTTTGTGGCCAAAGAAGTGGTGATTGGGGCGCTGGCCGTGATCTATGGTCATGAAGGACAGGCCTTGATCGACGCCATTGTTCACAACATGGATTGGATCAGTGCCTACAGCTTCATGCTGTTTGCTTTGATCTACACGCCCTGCGTGTCCACCATTGCCACCATTCGCCATGAAACCAAGAGCTGGGCGTTCACGGCGCTGTCGGTTGCATGGCCTTTGTGCGTTGCCTGGTTGATCAGTTTTGCGTTTTATCAAACGGCCATGTGGATCCGCCTGCATGGCTAA
- a CDS encoding FeoA family protein, producing MGEDAFALDHFQVGEQGRITDIQAEAELLQRMAALGLREGCVVQVLRKASLGGPIHVRVGTTEVIMRRIEAKRIVVVPMLDLMATP from the coding sequence ATGGGGGAAGATGCTTTTGCGCTCGACCATTTTCAGGTCGGCGAGCAGGGCAGGATCACGGACATTCAGGCGGAAGCTGAATTGCTTCAGCGCATGGCGGCATTGGGTTTGCGCGAAGGGTGCGTCGTTCAGGTCCTGCGCAAGGCCAGCTTGGGTGGCCCGATTCATGTGAGGGTGGGCACCACGGAAGTGATCATGCGACGCATCGAAGCCAAGAGAATTGTGGTCGTGCCCATGCTTGACCTGATGGCAACACCATGA
- the apaG gene encoding Co2+/Mg2+ efflux protein ApaG: MPNYKLQVEVVPQYLPEQSDPAGDLYTFAYSITILNTGDIAAQVISRSWSVNDANGLHEKIKGLGVVGYQPLLQPGEKFQYTSGTRLRTPTGTMHGSYFCVAEDGEKFDVDIPMFVLDALSNESGKRNLH, from the coding sequence ATGCCAAATTACAAACTCCAAGTTGAAGTTGTCCCTCAGTATCTGCCTGAACAATCCGATCCTGCGGGAGATCTGTACACATTTGCCTACAGCATCACCATCCTCAACACGGGTGACATTGCGGCGCAGGTCATCTCAAGGTCTTGGAGCGTCAACGATGCCAATGGCCTCCACGAGAAAATCAAGGGCTTGGGTGTGGTGGGCTACCAACCTTTGCTGCAACCTGGCGAAAAGTTTCAGTACACCAGTGGCACACGTTTGCGCACACCCACTGGCACCATGCACGGTAGCTATTTCTGCGTGGCCGAAGATGGCGAAAAATTTGACGTGGACATTCCCATGTTTGTGTTGGACGCCCTGAGCAATGAATCAGGCAAGCGCAATTTGCACTGA
- a CDS encoding HVO_A0114 family putative DNA-binding protein produces the protein MKIIKIGIASQEKIRARVLAIAKGELKPKPSDPKIWFTSMHSLAQVLSDENRALLDVIRTAKPASITELAELTGRKQGNLSRTLKTMSGYGLVKMEKSDRALRPIAKAQNYQILV, from the coding sequence ATGAAAATAATCAAAATCGGCATTGCATCTCAGGAAAAGATTCGTGCACGCGTGCTGGCAATCGCAAAAGGTGAATTGAAGCCAAAACCCTCAGATCCTAAAATTTGGTTCACATCCATGCACTCATTGGCGCAAGTACTAAGTGATGAGAACCGGGCATTGCTTGATGTCATCCGCACAGCAAAACCAGCATCCATCACAGAACTTGCCGAATTGACTGGCCGAAAGCAGGGCAATCTATCTCGAACCCTGAAAACAATGTCGGGCTATGGTTTGGTCAAAATGGAAAAAAGTGATCGGGCATTGCGTCCGATTGCAAAAGCTCAGAATTATCAAATTTTGGTTTGA
- a CDS encoding enoyl-CoA hydratase/isomerase family protein codes for MSQLATSPSSPVLHIADGIATITLNRPAQRNRLENEDLQTLLAHFQQVNDDPAVRVVVITANTQGQPKPVFCAGYDIGGFDEKGQGASSFERVPEALAVLRPITLCALNGSVYGGATDIVLACDLRIGLQGIEWRMPATAIGLHYYPSGLARYIQRMGLAATQRAFLTARPFTWQQLEKLGLFEDFVQATEWQAALNELTQDIISLAPLATEETKKSINEITTGVAQEATLRARVDRTSLSEDFAEGRAAFAERRKPVFRGK; via the coding sequence ATGTCGCAATTAGCCACTTCACCCAGCTCACCTGTTCTTCACATAGCAGATGGCATTGCCACCATCACGCTGAACAGGCCTGCGCAACGCAATCGTCTTGAAAATGAAGACTTGCAAACTTTGTTGGCCCATTTTCAACAAGTCAATGACGACCCTGCCGTACGTGTGGTGGTGATCACGGCCAATACCCAAGGTCAACCCAAACCTGTATTTTGTGCAGGCTACGACATTGGCGGTTTTGATGAAAAGGGGCAGGGGGCAAGTTCATTTGAAAGAGTCCCCGAGGCTTTGGCGGTGCTACGCCCCATCACCCTTTGCGCTTTGAATGGCAGTGTGTATGGCGGCGCCACAGACATTGTGTTGGCTTGCGATCTGCGCATCGGCTTGCAGGGCATTGAATGGCGCATGCCCGCCACGGCCATTGGCTTGCATTACTACCCAAGTGGTTTGGCGCGCTACATTCAGCGCATGGGTCTAGCAGCCACCCAGCGTGCCTTCCTCACTGCGCGTCCTTTTACCTGGCAGCAACTTGAAAAGTTGGGTTTGTTTGAAGATTTTGTTCAAGCCACAGAATGGCAGGCTGCCTTGAACGAACTCACACAAGACATCATCTCACTGGCGCCATTGGCCACCGAAGAAACCAAAAAATCCATCAACGAAATCACCACAGGTGTTGCCCAAGAGGCCACATTGCGCGCCCGCGTCGATCGCACCAGCCTCAGTGAAGACTTTGCGGAAGGACGTGCTGCGTTTGCTGAAAGACGCAAACCGGTTTTTCGGGGTAAGTGA